The following nucleotide sequence is from Paracrocinitomix mangrovi.
TCAAATTGACACAGTTATTTTTGATGACGAACTATCACCTACTCAGATCAGAAACATTGAGCGTATTCTGAACATTAAAATCCTGGATAGGAGTAATTTAATTTTAGACATTTTTGCCAAAAGAGCGAGAACTGCTGATGCTAAAACGCAGGTTGAATTGGCACAATATCAATATTTGCTTCCTCGATTAACCAGATTATGGACTCACCTTGACCGTACCAAAGGAGGTATTGGAATGAGAGGTCCGGGAGAAACGCAGATTGAAACGGATAGACGAATCATTCAACAGAAGATTGCAACACTTAAAGAGAAGCTTGAAAAAATTGACAGGCAAAAAAGTGTTCAAAGAGGAAACAGAGGACAATTGGTAAGAGTAGCCTTGGTTGGTTATACCAATGTTGGTAAATCTACTATCATGAACATGCTTAGTAAATCAGAAGTATTTGCTGAGAACAAATTGTTTGCAACGCTTGACACAACAGTAAGAAAAGTGGTAATTGACAACCTTCCATTTTTGTTATCTGACACGGTAGGATTTATTCGCAAATTACCGCATCAATTAATTGAATCATTCAAATCTACCTTGGATGAAGTAAGAGAAGCGGATGTATTAATTCATGTATTAGACATCTCGCATCCTAATTTTGAAGATCATTACCGAGTGGTAAATGAGACAATTGCTGAAATTGACGAGCATCAAACAGATAAACCTACACTTGTTGTATTTAATAAAGTAGATGCATACAATCCTAAACCAGAAGATATTGGATTCCACCCGGACGGAAAAGATTTTGCCTTAGATGCGCTAAAAAAATCATGGATGGCGAAGCTTGGAAAACAAAATTGCATCTTTATTTCTGCTCAAGAAAAAATTAATATTGAAGAGTTTAAAAGCCGTATATACGAAGAGGTTAAGGAAATTTTCCAGGTAAGATATCCTTACCATAACTTTTTGTATTAAAGGATTTTGTATCTTGACTGGCACAACAATTGTAGAAGAACAAGAAAATTTTACCCCATGAAGAAGAAATTATTTGCATTTATGATTTTGT
It contains:
- the hflX gene encoding GTPase HflX, yielding MGEGLIYTDVKPEKVVLVGVITSDQTEEMANEYLDELEFLAETSGAETLKKFTQRIDQPNSKTYVGSGKIEEIRLYCLQNQIDTVIFDDELSPTQIRNIERILNIKILDRSNLILDIFAKRARTADAKTQVELAQYQYLLPRLTRLWTHLDRTKGGIGMRGPGETQIETDRRIIQQKIATLKEKLEKIDRQKSVQRGNRGQLVRVALVGYTNVGKSTIMNMLSKSEVFAENKLFATLDTTVRKVVIDNLPFLLSDTVGFIRKLPHQLIESFKSTLDEVREADVLIHVLDISHPNFEDHYRVVNETIAEIDEHQTDKPTLVVFNKVDAYNPKPEDIGFHPDGKDFALDALKKSWMAKLGKQNCIFISAQEKINIEEFKSRIYEEVKEIFQVRYPYHNFLY